The DNA region CTTCCCAGTAAGCCATGTGATGCTCTTACCAACTGGATACCACTCTACCTCATCCTTCTTGCCATACCTATCCTCTATGAAAGGCTCGAGGTTCAGTGTCTCGGCAAACCCGCCGTCGCTCTTCTGCCGCGAGACAAGAAACTGGACCATCTTCTCGACAAGAGATGAGGGCGGCTTCTTGAACTCCGTCAGCAGGGTGAGAATCTCGGCGGTCTCCTTCACCGAACTTGGATTCCCGCGTGTCATGTTGAACGGCACTCCGCCGTCCTCATTGAGGATGGACTCGAGAGCCGCGATTGCTTGCTCAAGCTCTTCTTTGGGTAGTTGTACACCAGAAGAAGCAAGCCTGAGTTTGTCCGCAATGCTACCATTGCTTAGAACGAACGTCTTTGCGTCGTACATGAGACCGAGGTCTGGATTGGTCAACGGATTTCCTCCTGATTCACAGTGTCATGTGAACTCCATAATGGGCGTCCGGTGAGAACAAGGCAGTCAGTCCCACGTCCAAATGACACACAGTATTACGATAGCGACAACTTAAAGGTATCCTCGACGGTCACTCGCTCTCTTCTTCTTCATAGAACTCGAGGATTTCCTTCCGGCGCTCTCTCCGCTCATCTTCTGTGAGCTCATCGTCGGGCCTGTCATCATGTTCTACAACAACAATCTTCTCACGTGGACTGTGCTTGATACGATACTCAACCTTATACTTGGGAGCCCTTGATACGGCCTTCTCATGACCGCACTCACGACACTTGAGAATGGGCTTCCCGTCCTTCTTCTGAGGAAGCATGAGTGCTCCGCATTTCTCACAGAACTCCAAGAGACTTCGCCCCGAAATTGTTGTAGTCTTCACCCTCCCGTCACATCTCCATTTAAGTCTGATGCTGATGTCGCCCCTGTCAACTGCGCAAGATGGAAAAGCTTATGATAGGCGAGGTATCCGCCCGCCCGCAACCTGTGGTGTCACCCGCAGTCGCCAGAAGACGGTTGTGAATTCTATGGTAAGAGTGAAACCGTTCAGAGCCTACCGATACAATCTGACCAAAGTAGGCAGCTATGACAGAGTTGTGGCTCCACCCTATGACATAATCAAGGGAGAAATGATTGACAAGTTTCAGGGACTCTCGCCCTACAACATCGCATGGATAACCAAGAGCA from Candidatus Thorarchaeota archaeon includes:
- a CDS encoding DNA-directed RNA polymerase subunit M, yielding MEFCEKCGALMLPQKKDGKPILKCRECGHEKAVSRAPKYKVEYRIKHSPREKIVVVEHDDRPDDELTEDERRERRKEILEFYEEEESE